One Aegilops tauschii subsp. strangulata cultivar AL8/78 chromosome 7, Aet v6.0, whole genome shotgun sequence genomic window carries:
- the LOC109752918 gene encoding rab GTPase-activating protein 22 isoform X1, which translates to MKALRRSSTSSSSSSSSSPRTPSSPPPPSSRIHRRSLLLVASSASSLAALGKSAAAASASASPLLTADSSSSSPPNSDRGAIKSPWSRRKRKQALSCQNWSRLFSVNGKFRDGGRKFLKKVRSGGIEPGIRAEVWPFLLGVYDLNSSEEERNIIRTKKRNEYEKLRRKCHQILNCQKGFGLKVINEINNEGCSRGVPYLQDVSASVSVSAKEFNCSGSEANSPDNAACGAAECMDDDTSELTCVDQSMAESESSDSASSDEEDHGQISVCADIEENGAPEPKFVRSTSSKSDFFRSNKTPEDFATWQRIIRLDAIRANTDWALFSCNQAEISEEKALQRALSVGLKDYDHLEPYMVYHAARLVALLEAYALYDPEIGYCQGMSDLLSPIIAVMKEDHEAFWCFVGFMKKARHNFRLDEVGIRRQLKTVSQIIKRKDSHLYRHLQKLQAEDCFFVYRMVLVLFRRELTFEQTLCLWEVMWADQAAVRAGIGRSTWGRIRLHAPPTDDLLLYAIAACVLQRRRLIIERYSSMDEILRECHSMAGQLDVWRLLDDAHDLVVNLHNKI; encoded by the exons ATGAAGGCCCTGCGGCGATCCAGCACCTCGTCTTCGTCCTCATCCTCGTCGTCCCCGAGGACgccatcctcgccgccgccgccttcgtcGCGGATCCACCGCCGTTCGCTTCTGCTCGTCGCCTCGTCGGCCTCCTCTTTGGCGGCGTTGGGGAAATCGGCCGCGGCGGCTTCGGCTTCAGCGTCGCCGTTGCTTACCGCAGATTCCTCGTCGTCGTCCCCACCGAATTCGGACCG AGGTGCAATTAAATCTCCATGGTCTCGGAGGAAAAGAAAACAAGCACTCTCTTGTCAAAACTGGAGCCGTCTATTTTCTGTGAATGGGAAGTTTCGTGATGGAGGAAGAAAATTTCTGAAGAAAGTTCGCAGTGGG GGAATTGAACCAGGTATCAGGGCTGAAGTTTGGCCATTTCTACTTGGAGT CTATGATTTAAATAGTTCTGAAGAGGAAAGAAATATCATCAGGACAAAGAAAAG GAATGAGTACGAAAAGCTCAGGCGCAAATGCCATCAAATTCTGAACTGCCAAAAGGGATTTGGGCTAAAGGTTATAAATGAAATCAACAATGAGGGGTGTTCTCGTGGTGTGCCTTATCTGCAAGATGTTAGTGCGAGTGTTTCTGTATCAGCCAAGGAATTTAATTGTTCAGGGAGCGAGGCAAATAGTCCGGATAATGCTGCCTGTGGTGCTGCAGAATGCATGGATGATGATACAAGTGAGTTAACTTGTGTAGATCAATCTATGGCAGAATCAGAATCTTCTGACTCTGCATCTTCTGATGAAGAAGACCACGGGCAGATATCCGTCTGTGCTGATATAGAAGAGAACGGCGCTCCAGAGCCTAAATTTGTCAGGAGTACCTCGTCCAAGTCAGACTTCTTTAGATCTAACAAAACTCCAGAGGATTTTGCAACATGGCAGCGCATTATACGTCTAGATGCTATCCGGGCAAACACAGACTGGGCTTTATTCTCCTGTAACCAGGCTGAAATCTCCGAGGAAAAGGCATTGCAGCGTGCATTGTCTGTTGGTTTGAAAGATTATGACCATTTAGAGCCTTATATGGTATATCATGCTGCCCGGTTAGTTGCATTGCTTGAGGCATATGCACTCTATGATCCAGAGATTGGCTACTGCCAAGGTATGAGTGACCTGTTGTCACCTATAATTGCGGTAATGAAGGAAGACCATGAAGCATTTTGGTGCTTTGTGGGCTTCATGAAGAAAGCTCGGCACAACTTCAGGCTGGATGAGGTTGGAATAAGAAGACAGTTGAAGACTGTCTCCCAGATAATCAAGCGCAAAGACTCGCACCTCTATAGACACCTGCAGAAGCTGCAGGCCGAGGACTGCTTCTTTGTGTACAGAATGGTGTTGGTCCTCTTCAGGAGAGAGCTCACCTTTGAGCAGACTTTATGCCTGTGGGAGGTGATGTGGGCTGATCAGGCCGCTGTTCGAGCTGGGATCGGAAGGTCCACTTGGGGAAGGATAAGGCTCCATGCTCCTCCAACCGACGATTTGTTGCTGTATGCCATTGCGGCCTGCGTCCTACAGAGGAGGAGGCTGATCATCGAGAGGTACAGCAGCATGGATGAGATACTGCGGGAGTGCCATAGCATGGCTGGGCAGCTCGACGTCTGGAGGCTGCTTGATGATGCGCACGACTTGGTTGTTAACCTCCACAATAAGATCTGA
- the LOC109752918 gene encoding rab GTPase-activating protein 22 isoform X2, with translation MERPAALTREKSVWAWSRGAIKSPWSRRKRKQALSCQNWSRLFSVNGKFRDGGRKFLKKVRSGGIEPGIRAEVWPFLLGVYDLNSSEEERNIIRTKKRNEYEKLRRKCHQILNCQKGFGLKVINEINNEGCSRGVPYLQDVSASVSVSAKEFNCSGSEANSPDNAACGAAECMDDDTSELTCVDQSMAESESSDSASSDEEDHGQISVCADIEENGAPEPKFVRSTSSKSDFFRSNKTPEDFATWQRIIRLDAIRANTDWALFSCNQAEISEEKALQRALSVGLKDYDHLEPYMVYHAARLVALLEAYALYDPEIGYCQGMSDLLSPIIAVMKEDHEAFWCFVGFMKKARHNFRLDEVGIRRQLKTVSQIIKRKDSHLYRHLQKLQAEDCFFVYRMVLVLFRRELTFEQTLCLWEVMWADQAAVRAGIGRSTWGRIRLHAPPTDDLLLYAIAACVLQRRRLIIERYSSMDEILRECHSMAGQLDVWRLLDDAHDLVVNLHNKI, from the exons ATGGAGAGGCCCGCCGCCCTCACGCGGGAGAAGTCGGTGTGGGCTTGGTCCCG AGGTGCAATTAAATCTCCATGGTCTCGGAGGAAAAGAAAACAAGCACTCTCTTGTCAAAACTGGAGCCGTCTATTTTCTGTGAATGGGAAGTTTCGTGATGGAGGAAGAAAATTTCTGAAGAAAGTTCGCAGTGGG GGAATTGAACCAGGTATCAGGGCTGAAGTTTGGCCATTTCTACTTGGAGT CTATGATTTAAATAGTTCTGAAGAGGAAAGAAATATCATCAGGACAAAGAAAAG GAATGAGTACGAAAAGCTCAGGCGCAAATGCCATCAAATTCTGAACTGCCAAAAGGGATTTGGGCTAAAGGTTATAAATGAAATCAACAATGAGGGGTGTTCTCGTGGTGTGCCTTATCTGCAAGATGTTAGTGCGAGTGTTTCTGTATCAGCCAAGGAATTTAATTGTTCAGGGAGCGAGGCAAATAGTCCGGATAATGCTGCCTGTGGTGCTGCAGAATGCATGGATGATGATACAAGTGAGTTAACTTGTGTAGATCAATCTATGGCAGAATCAGAATCTTCTGACTCTGCATCTTCTGATGAAGAAGACCACGGGCAGATATCCGTCTGTGCTGATATAGAAGAGAACGGCGCTCCAGAGCCTAAATTTGTCAGGAGTACCTCGTCCAAGTCAGACTTCTTTAGATCTAACAAAACTCCAGAGGATTTTGCAACATGGCAGCGCATTATACGTCTAGATGCTATCCGGGCAAACACAGACTGGGCTTTATTCTCCTGTAACCAGGCTGAAATCTCCGAGGAAAAGGCATTGCAGCGTGCATTGTCTGTTGGTTTGAAAGATTATGACCATTTAGAGCCTTATATGGTATATCATGCTGCCCGGTTAGTTGCATTGCTTGAGGCATATGCACTCTATGATCCAGAGATTGGCTACTGCCAAGGTATGAGTGACCTGTTGTCACCTATAATTGCGGTAATGAAGGAAGACCATGAAGCATTTTGGTGCTTTGTGGGCTTCATGAAGAAAGCTCGGCACAACTTCAGGCTGGATGAGGTTGGAATAAGAAGACAGTTGAAGACTGTCTCCCAGATAATCAAGCGCAAAGACTCGCACCTCTATAGACACCTGCAGAAGCTGCAGGCCGAGGACTGCTTCTTTGTGTACAGAATGGTGTTGGTCCTCTTCAGGAGAGAGCTCACCTTTGAGCAGACTTTATGCCTGTGGGAGGTGATGTGGGCTGATCAGGCCGCTGTTCGAGCTGGGATCGGAAGGTCCACTTGGGGAAGGATAAGGCTCCATGCTCCTCCAACCGACGATTTGTTGCTGTATGCCATTGCGGCCTGCGTCCTACAGAGGAGGAGGCTGATCATCGAGAGGTACAGCAGCATGGATGAGATACTGCGGGAGTGCCATAGCATGGCTGGGCAGCTCGACGTCTGGAGGCTGCTTGATGATGCGCACGACTTGGTTGTTAACCTCCACAATAAGATCTGA